A genomic segment from Tuwongella immobilis encodes:
- a CDS encoding menaquinone biosynthetic enzyme MqnA/MqnD family protein, translating into MPTRIRVGAVEYLNTKPLIERLTDFHPQIDLRLELPSVLADQLASDDLDVGLIPVIEFFRANRYRMVPNIAIGSRGPVLSVTLFSRQPWERIRKVAMDVGSRTSAALTQVLLRKRYGITPEIVPFPMHADPESLDTDAVLLIGDRAMRACLPGYAYAYDLGQEWTDWTGLPFVFAVWAVRDGVDLEGVDLALAEAKAYGLSQVGAIAQREAPGLGLDAGFCRRYLTNILHFDLGPREQAGLHHFYTLARDLELAPQGVTFESYHPTHLVESR; encoded by the coding sequence ATGCCGACACGAATTCGGGTGGGAGCGGTGGAATATCTGAACACCAAGCCGCTAATCGAACGATTGACCGACTTTCATCCGCAAATCGATCTCCGATTGGAACTCCCCAGCGTGCTGGCGGACCAACTCGCGTCCGATGATTTGGACGTTGGGCTGATTCCGGTCATTGAATTCTTCCGGGCGAACCGGTACCGAATGGTTCCCAACATCGCCATTGGCTCGCGTGGCCCCGTGTTGAGCGTGACGCTGTTTAGCCGTCAGCCCTGGGAACGCATCCGCAAAGTGGCCATGGATGTTGGCTCGCGCACCTCGGCCGCATTGACGCAAGTGCTGTTGCGCAAACGCTATGGAATCACGCCCGAGATTGTCCCGTTCCCCATGCACGCCGATCCGGAATCGCTGGATACCGATGCGGTGTTGCTCATCGGCGATCGTGCGATGCGGGCCTGTCTGCCGGGGTACGCCTACGCTTACGATCTGGGCCAAGAATGGACCGATTGGACGGGGTTGCCCTTCGTCTTTGCTGTCTGGGCCGTCCGCGATGGGGTCGATCTGGAAGGTGTTGATCTGGCATTGGCGGAAGCGAAAGCCTATGGCCTGTCACAAGTTGGGGCGATTGCCCAACGCGAAGCCCCCGGCCTGGGACTAGACGCGGGATTCTGTCGGCGGTATCTCACCAATATCCTACATTTTGATCTCGGCCCACGCGAACAAGCGGGATTGCACCACTTTTACACGTTGGCGAGAGACTTGGAACTTGCACCGCAGGGGGTGACCTTTGAATCCTACCATCCAACGCATCTTGTCGAAAGCCGTTGA
- the mqnC gene encoding cyclic dehypoxanthinyl futalosine synthase has translation MNPTIQRILSKAVDGGRLSVEEGVALFETHDLHALGRAAHAVTQRLHPEPYRTYNIDRNINYTNVCAAVCDFCAFYRKSSDADAYVLPREELYQKIEETIALGGDQILMQGGMHPNLKLEWYEELLRDLRERFPQVNLHAFSPPEIVNFARVNKLPMRTVLERLKAAGMGSLPGGGGEILVDRVRKILTKGKALTDEWLEASRVWHQLGGKSTCTMMFGHIETLAERIEHLDRLRQLQDETGGFTAFICWTMQPGHKMADAPAQGAFEYLRTQAIARLYLDNIPNIQSSWVTQGAKIGQIALFYGANDMGSLMIEENVVASAGTVHYLTLEQIKSSIREAGYIPRQRNVFYEYLDTPEGERLLPPMPPSPPKPREVEMGRSLPVVS, from the coding sequence TTGAATCCTACCATCCAACGCATCTTGTCGAAAGCCGTTGACGGCGGCCGGCTGAGTGTCGAGGAAGGGGTGGCCCTCTTCGAAACGCACGACTTGCACGCCCTGGGGCGGGCCGCGCATGCGGTCACCCAGCGGCTGCATCCCGAACCGTATCGCACCTACAATATCGATCGCAATATCAATTACACGAACGTTTGCGCGGCGGTCTGCGATTTCTGTGCCTTCTATCGCAAATCGTCGGACGCGGATGCGTATGTTCTGCCACGGGAAGAACTCTATCAGAAAATTGAGGAAACGATTGCCCTGGGCGGCGATCAGATTCTCATGCAAGGCGGAATGCACCCGAATCTGAAGCTCGAATGGTACGAAGAGCTTCTTCGGGATCTGCGGGAACGATTCCCACAAGTCAATCTGCATGCGTTCAGCCCGCCGGAAATCGTTAACTTCGCTCGGGTCAACAAGTTACCGATGCGCACCGTGTTGGAACGCTTGAAAGCCGCAGGCATGGGCAGCTTGCCGGGCGGTGGCGGCGAAATCCTCGTCGATCGCGTTCGGAAGATTCTCACCAAGGGCAAAGCGCTGACCGATGAATGGTTGGAAGCCAGCCGCGTTTGGCACCAACTCGGCGGGAAGTCCACCTGCACCATGATGTTTGGGCATATTGAGACACTCGCCGAACGGATCGAGCATTTGGATCGACTCCGTCAACTCCAGGACGAAACCGGCGGATTCACCGCGTTCATCTGCTGGACCATGCAGCCAGGCCACAAGATGGCCGATGCCCCGGCCCAAGGTGCGTTTGAATATCTGCGGACGCAGGCGATTGCCCGATTGTACTTGGACAATATCCCCAACATTCAAAGTTCGTGGGTGACGCAAGGTGCCAAGATTGGCCAGATTGCCCTGTTTTACGGCGCGAACGACATGGGCTCGCTGATGATTGAAGAAAACGTCGTCGCCAGCGCGGGCACCGTCCATTATCTGACGTTGGAACAAATCAAATCGAGCATCCGCGAGGCGGGCTACATCCCTCGTCAACGGAACGTCTTCTACGAATATCTCGACACGCCGGAAGGGGAACGGCTGCTGCCGCCAATGCCGCCTTCGCCGCCCAAGCCGCGCGAGGTGGAAATGGGCCGATCGCTGCCGGTGGTTTCGTAA
- a CDS encoding patatin-like phospholipase family protein translates to MTPPSRLIPTRGLLWAILGFVAVGCHSIHPDCPRLYSTDRLVSEEIRDLEAKLDEESAAWMQVRNVSERISGFMGMLDPTVPPQNYLALSGGGKYGAFTVGILKGWTDSGTRPTFDVVTGVSTGAMIATFAYLGPQYDELLLHYYSSLDTNEVLRKRGLLRAFWSGAMADSKPLAKTISEVITPEVVTAVAAEHRKGRGLYVGTTDLNTRKLIMWDMGEIACRGDQASLELYRKIILASASVPGYFPPVKIDVEINGRRFVEYHADGGATASAFFRSSMMKMPPGKPFYRAGSNLYIIVAGKRFAEPSCPGTRLTDVASNSISSMLYAASRNDLIRMFTLCLITGMNYQVVSLPQHFQDSNNSLEFTPKEMQRLIRLGYEMAVHGRAWNKLPPETSVEERDIPRVGTKLKLLRNPGVPYPLTVDDGKPGPALPEGLPHSDPHHPVPTPGIAPGSGSKSPPTAPLAPPMMSPTPADRSRRVP, encoded by the coding sequence ATGACACCACCAAGCCGATTGATCCCAACTCGGGGGTTGCTGTGGGCCATCCTGGGATTTGTCGCAGTGGGGTGCCACTCCATTCACCCCGATTGTCCCCGATTATACTCCACAGACCGATTGGTCTCGGAAGAAATCCGCGATTTGGAAGCGAAGCTCGATGAGGAATCGGCGGCCTGGATGCAGGTGCGCAATGTCTCGGAACGCATCTCGGGCTTCATGGGCATGCTCGATCCGACGGTGCCGCCGCAAAATTACCTCGCGCTCTCCGGTGGCGGCAAATATGGAGCGTTCACCGTCGGCATTCTCAAGGGGTGGACCGATTCCGGCACCCGCCCCACGTTCGATGTCGTCACAGGGGTGAGTACCGGGGCGATGATTGCCACGTTTGCCTATCTCGGCCCGCAATACGACGAACTGTTACTGCACTATTATTCATCGCTCGATACGAATGAAGTCTTGCGGAAGCGCGGGCTGCTTCGCGCGTTCTGGTCGGGTGCGATGGCGGATTCCAAGCCGTTGGCAAAGACCATCTCGGAAGTGATTACCCCCGAAGTGGTTACGGCGGTGGCAGCGGAACATCGCAAAGGCCGCGGCTTATACGTGGGCACCACCGATTTGAACACCCGCAAACTCATCATGTGGGATATGGGCGAGATTGCCTGTCGGGGCGATCAGGCATCGCTCGAACTGTATCGCAAGATCATTCTCGCATCGGCGTCAGTGCCGGGCTACTTTCCGCCGGTCAAAATCGATGTCGAAATCAACGGCCGTCGCTTTGTGGAATACCACGCCGATGGCGGGGCGACGGCGTCGGCGTTCTTCCGATCGTCGATGATGAAGATGCCGCCGGGCAAACCGTTCTACCGGGCGGGGTCGAATTTGTACATCATCGTGGCGGGCAAACGCTTTGCCGAGCCGAGTTGTCCGGGAACGCGGCTGACCGATGTCGCCTCCAACAGCATTAGCTCGATGCTGTATGCCGCCAGCCGAAACGACCTGATCCGCATGTTCACGCTCTGCCTCATCACCGGGATGAATTATCAGGTGGTGTCGCTGCCGCAGCACTTCCAAGATTCCAACAACAGTCTGGAATTCACCCCCAAAGAGATGCAGCGGCTGATTCGCCTGGGGTACGAAATGGCGGTGCATGGCCGGGCGTGGAACAAACTGCCGCCGGAAACTTCGGTCGAAGAACGCGATATTCCGCGCGTCGGCACCAAACTGAAACTGCTCCGCAATCCGGGGGTTCCGTATCCGCTGACGGTCGATGATGGCAAGCCCGGTCCCGCGCTACCGGAGGGGCTGCCGCATTCGGACCCGCATCATCCCGTTCCCACGCCCGGAATCGCGCCGGGTTCCGGCTCGAAATCGCCGCCGACGGCCCCGCTCGCGCCGCCGATGATGTCGCCGACTCCGGCCGATCGCAGTCGCCGGGTGCCGTGA
- a CDS encoding energy-coupling factor transporter transmembrane component T family protein, which produces MTLAFEHITPRDSLLARCDARWKLLGILGLTLVVAAMQTLVSVTVALLCALALLLLARPEWRWLKYRFGTVCLSMIPFLILPPLTLPWPRGGIVASMVTLKALAILSLMMALIASTSVHRLAAAAVAVRMPQVLVLLTVLTYRYTFLLAEEIQRIRVALRVRGFRNRGNRHSWKTLGQVIGALLVRGSDRSERVAHAMEARGFDGRFRSLEPFRTRWGDPLLAVGLAGVSVGLVLLEWQARSI; this is translated from the coding sequence ATGACGCTTGCGTTTGAGCATATCACCCCGCGCGATTCGCTCCTGGCTCGCTGCGATGCCCGCTGGAAACTGCTGGGGATTCTCGGCCTCACGCTTGTGGTCGCAGCGATGCAAACCCTTGTCTCCGTTACGGTTGCGTTGCTTTGCGCCCTGGCACTGCTGCTGCTCGCACGCCCCGAGTGGCGGTGGCTGAAATATCGCTTCGGCACGGTCTGCCTGAGCATGATTCCGTTTCTGATTCTGCCGCCGTTGACGCTGCCCTGGCCGCGCGGCGGAATCGTCGCCTCCATGGTGACACTGAAGGCGCTCGCCATTCTGAGCCTGATGATGGCCTTGATCGCATCGACATCCGTGCATCGGTTGGCTGCCGCTGCCGTCGCGGTGCGGATGCCGCAAGTGCTGGTGCTGCTAACGGTTCTGACGTATCGCTACACTTTTCTGCTCGCCGAGGAAATCCAGCGCATTCGCGTGGCCCTGCGGGTGCGTGGCTTCCGCAATCGCGGCAATCGCCATTCCTGGAAGACGCTGGGACAAGTGATTGGTGCCTTGTTGGTGCGAGGCAGCGATCGATCCGAGCGCGTCGCCCATGCCATGGAAGCGCGTGGATTCGATGGCCGATTTCGTTCCCTGGAACCGTTCCGCACCCGCTGGGGCGATCCGCTGCTGGCCGTCGGCCTCGCCGGGGTGAGCGTCGGCTTGGTTCTGCTGGAATGGCAAGCGCGGAGCATTTGA